The DNA window cttgtGACCAAAAACAGCAAAGTAAGTGTTCAGTTGACTCTCCTGTGTCAGTGCAAACCTCAAAGAGCCAGATCAGAAGCCCTGTGCTGCCAGTGGAATGCATTAATTTGGTGTAGTATTCCACCAAGGCCTGGTGACAGCCCCTCTTCCACAAGTTGAGGTCCTCTGTTAAATAGTCATAGTTAAAGTGAGCTGAGTTGTTCGTGATTTGGTATTGAATGCAGGGCCGAGGTGAGTTTGTATTGCAACAGCTGAAAGGAACGCTGTCCAGCAGGTACTTCCCTTCCACGTTGCTATGTAAAcgactgaaaaaaaatgaaaagtttcAGAAAAGTGGAGGCTGCTTTTTGAATTATctcataaaaacattaatatcatACTCGCAGTCTTAAGTTCTGAAAAATATCTACTTACTCCACTACTTCCCGTTTGGACATGTCCAGGTAACGGTTGCTGATCCACTGTATATGGAACCAGTCTCTATGGTCTCTGTTCCCACAACACTGGAACTGGATCTGCAGTAGGTCCATGGTGTGCTTTAAGAAGCAGCGGCCTGGTGAGTCGGTGTCTTTGTAGTAGCGCATGACATCACGAAGTCCCTCTGCTAGAGATTCTTGTAGTTCCTCTTGCATGCTGTAGCACATCAGAGCTCCGACCAGCATGCAGCCAGTGAAGAAGAACGAGCAGATAATGTAGGGGAGAATCAGCAGCTTCCAGCGAAGGAACTTATTGGTGTCCACGCAGTCGTAGCAGATCTTGCCACCTAGAAGGTTGATTATGCAAGCTATCAGGCCCACTGCAATTAGCAAGTTCAGCACAGGTTGAAAGTCCCTGTCAGCCATCAGCTCCTCCTTCTTACTGAACTCCACCTTTACAAACAGGCCCAGGCTGAAGAGAATAATTCCAGTCATCACAGAGACCCAGTTCAACAGCCACAACATCTGAGCCAGCTTGTCCCTTTGACCTTTAGTGAACTTCACCCGCAGGACAGccatttttggattattttgcCCTGGTGGTGTTGGTATCAACTTGTGAAAAGTTGAGTGAGGTTTTATAGGGTCGTTAGTGTATAGTAAGAGATTGGCTTGAAGAACAGAAAAAATAGATGTGCACTTTAAATTTAGCTATATGgtctgaggaggaggagtaaGAGGAAGTGCTGTGAAAGGgcagtgtttttttaatgttattaaaggCAGCCTTAATTTAATTGAAAAACCATCAAACCATCTCATCAGTAAAGAAAGTCCTTTCTCAGTGGCATAGATTGGCTTCAATAACAGATACGGAAAGTCCAGGAACAAGCAAATGGGGAAGGAAAAGTGTCCATCAGATGTAAGAAAGCCTTTTGTAGTAATGCCAAATTTCCATCAGATTTaagaaatgatttttttttttttgaatacaCTGGCTCAGTCTTTCAAATAGTGGATGTTGGTCTTCCTTCCTGATAACATCTTAAAGAATATCCTAAAAgcttaaaacaaaaacagagctgAAGTTAGTTTACATTCCTCACAAAATTCCTGTACTTGTTAGGATTACATTTTCTCCAGGtgtttttagaaaacatttctaaaataattcaaaattatCAAAATAATTCAGCTTTTCTCTGAAGAGGATGAAATCATGATATACACCTGTGTGCAAGATGTTTACAAATAGGTACTTGGAGCTGCAAGAATAACATACAAGGAACAAGCTGACAGCTGCATTTTGTTTCTGCAAAAGCCAATATGAATGCATATTTTAGAACTAAAATCTCTTAATATTAATCTATTAGTACAGACCAAACAGAATTAATTttctctcagacacagacaccccTGCAAATGATTTATCAGGCTGAATGAAACGACTACATAGAATTAGCAGTAGCAGTAAACAGTGTAATTCTCACCAAAGCAATTCTGCTCTCTCACTTAATTCTTTGCAACCTCATGTCCCACTTTCAGCTTGTTTCCCTTTTCTTCTTGATTAGACATCCTCGgtttttacataataaaatgctGTGATAAACTGGAGTGTATGTGTTGAGGACACTGTCACAAGCCTCTCCATAATCCTAATGTAATCCGTAATCAGACCAGACGGATTAGGAAGGGAGGGTGCCTTCTGCCACCTACACAAATCTTactgatggatgtgtgtgtgtgtgtgtgagtaggagCAGTGTTGCTATGGGGAGGGTTGGAAAGGCTGGTCATGATCTGGCAGTATCTTAAAGATGATCAGGTTTATAGAAGCATGATGGGAGCATTAAGGGAATACTAGTTTTtatcatttatgtcatttacaaTTTAGCTCAAtaatgtttgtctgtatgttcCTTTCTTTCTAAAAACTCAATCAGCCTTCCCAGTGTTGTCGATCTAGTCCATCTAATACAGCTTTCCCGTTAATAGCACCTTTACTGCAACTTCTTCTGTGATGCTGAAAGGCAGGATGGAAATTTCCCTGAAACAATTTAGAAATTGGATTCATCATGATTCATCATTATCAAcaacaattaataataataattaataataattaataataaaaagagcTCAAGGGTGAAATTCTTTACAGTTGTAGAGGAAGTAGCAGGGCTTTGCCCTCCTATCTCTAAGGGATCATTATCTAGCAGGTCAGTCAAAACCACCTGTATACTGGTGTGATCCATCTAAGCCAACCTGAAGAATATGTAGTTATACCTAATAGATACACTAATATAATCATTGGCAGGGAGAAAGAAATGCTGCAGACAAGTGAATGGATTAATTTTCACTGAAAGTATGAGTAGATGGGGTTTAACATTTTTCAATTCCAAAGAGAGGTTAAAGTGCTTAGATGACTGGCATATGACCCTGACTTCACACCATCTTTGCAAGATTGTAGATAATGGATCTATTATAGCAACACATCTTTATGCAAAATGGTGAAAAAATTAGAACTTAATAGTTTTGATCATATATACAGCTttgttattattcattattttcataaaaAGCTAAAAGGCTTTAAACCAAGAGAACTACCAATAATCATTTATGTCATTCATG is part of the Electrophorus electricus isolate fEleEle1 chromosome 13, fEleEle1.pri, whole genome shotgun sequence genome and encodes:
- the prph2la gene encoding photoreceptor outer segment membrane glycoprotein 2; translated protein: MAVLRVKFTKGQRDKLAQMLWLLNWVSVMTGIILFSLGLFVKVEFSKKEELMADRDFQPVLNLLIAVGLIACIINLLGGKICYDCVDTNKFLRWKLLILPYIICSFFFTGCMLVGALMCYSMQEELQESLAEGLRDVMRYYKDTDSPGRCFLKHTMDLLQIQFQCCGNRDHRDWFHIQWISNRYLDMSKREVVDRLHSNVEGKYLLDSVPFSCCNTNSPRPCIQYQITNNSAHFNYDYLTEDLNLWKRGCHQALVEYYTKLMHSTGSTGLLIWLFELSILTGVRYLQTAMENVLRQGDPESESDGWLLENSLVETARNNFNILKNLGKINQIDTATNGDPNIDKPSTAIYGLDNVPSKTMPVAS